The DNA region AAACCAAATTGAGATTATTTTCTTTCAAGGTGGCTTAACTGACCCAAAAGCCTATGCACCACTTTGCAGAAAATTTGCAGATAATGGTCTTACCTGTCACTTAATAAAAATGAATTGGAGACTTCCACAATATGACTATCTTAAAGCATCTAAATTATTTGACCTGACAAAAGGAAACTTTGTTATTGGTGGACACTCACAAGGCGGGAAAATGGCTGCTCAATTGGTTTATGAAAATTCAAATGTATTTAAAGGATTATTCTTAATGGGTACTTCTCACCCACGAGATATTGATTTATCCGCCCAAAACATTCATTGTATAAAACTATATGCAGAAAATGATGGACTAGCAAATGTTGATGAAGTTGTGGCTAATAAAAACAAGTTGCCCAAGGACACGAAATTAGTTTTGATAAAAGGAGGCAATCATTCTCAATTTGGGTATTTAGGCAAGCTACTTATGGACAGTTCGGCCGACATTACATTAGAAGAACAGCAGCAACAAACATTTGACAACTTGATGAGCTTTATGAACGAAATAATAAATGGCTTATGACACTGGTTTGACAAAAGT from Saprospiraceae bacterium includes:
- a CDS encoding alpha/beta hydrolase; translated protein: MKKKKWWKIFKIIWFSLVFIFFIWNWTTFQSHNLPKDTFLNSDIVSVIETDEQITFKSDTSKNQIEIIFFQGGLTDPKAYAPLCRKFADNGLTCHLIKMNWRLPQYDYLKASKLFDLTKGNFVIGGHSQGGKMAAQLVYENSNVFKGLFLMGTSHPRDIDLSAQNIHCIKLYAENDGLANVDEVVANKNKLPKDTKLVLIKGGNHSQFGYLGKLLMDSSADITLEEQQQQTFDNLMSFMNEIINGL